Within Scomber japonicus isolate fScoJap1 chromosome 1, fScoJap1.pri, whole genome shotgun sequence, the genomic segment TTTATCACTAAATGAAAGGCACATATCTTCTCTGAGGAGTGATGCTTCTCTCAGCTTTTTATAGCTTCTCTTTCCTGGAGGATGCGTAAATATGCTGATTAGATAAAACGACAGTTGTTGCAAATGAACAGCATTAGCACGACACCTGGGTGGAAGAAAACACCAGGCCTTACACGGCAATTTCAATACACATTCACATTCTTTAAACATTGCAGCACTATCACATTTAAAGACTGAATCTAGATTCAACCAGTGGGATCATGCAGACCTTCGTTCGGCGATATTTCAGAGGAAAATAGCCTCACATAGACGAAATTATGTCTTACTAACTATGTGCCCAGTATGCAAAAAACACTAcactttcttttaatttaatagTACAAGAAATCCAGTCCAGGCATATAATTTAACATATTTCCAGTGCAGTTTTCCAGTTTCTTTTTTGAGTTTCTGAAAATCATCCTTGAGAGCAAAGTTAGGACATATCAACAAAAAGAGGTATTATATACAGAAAAAGTTAATTTACAGAAGAAAGATTTTTAAAGATTGTATTACTCGTTTCAACAAGAATAAAATATCTGTCAATTATTACTATTTAGTCAAAAAACCTTCTGCCTCTCTTAATTAAGAACGTGTACAATCTCAGGATCTCTCTCAATGTTGGATGTGTAAATGTCCAGATGTTTCACAGAGCAGGAACCTGTGCAATAGTTGTGCCATGAcgcaacaataaataaatacccaAATAAAACTAAAGCAATGTGTGGAAATGATAATGATCCACGATGAGATTTACAAAAGTCTGAGTCTTGGTATGTTATTGAGGGGCATCATTTGTCCGTTCAAGAATGCATCAGCCACGGTTTACTTCTGCGTCTTACAACATGTACGTTCAGGAGTAAGAGATAGCCCAAGTTGTGGAtaactttattttctcttgttttcttccTGAATATTTTATATGAGGTCACACGCCGAAGCACCAGGAACACAGAACCAGCTCCTGCAGGGTTTTACGCAGCTCCTGACTCCTGTAGGCGTAGATGAGCGGGTCGATGAGCGAGTTgcagatgatgaggatgaggaaaaGGTTAAAGTTTCTGAAGAAACAGTTGCAGAAAGGGCTAGTGGGACAGGTGAGGATGAGAATgaggtggaggaagaaaggacccCAGCATAAAATGAAGACCCCGAGCAGGATGGTCAGTGTAATCGCTCCCTTCATACTTGTGGACTGGCGTCTGCTTTTGTGGAAAGCCATGATGCGCCGGGAGTGCACGTGCGCCAGGAGGAACATATGCAGGTACAACACGGCGTTAAACACCAGGGTAGTGCAGAAGAAAGTCACGAGGCACACAATCACAGCATTGTCGGTGTAATACACGATGAAGAGGATGCTGGAGGTGGTGCTGGCCAGCCACACCACCACGATGATAGTCACCGCGCGCTGCGTGGTCATGATACTGTGATAACGCAGTGCGTAAAAGATGGTGATGTAGCGATCCGCGGCGATGGTGCACAGGAAGGAGAGCGAGGACACCACGGAGCTGCAGATCATCACGTCGATGACATTGTCCAGGTGGCGCAACATGCCCGGCTGCACGTCCAGCAGGCCGTGGTCATTGAGGAGCATGACTATGGTCTCCACCACATTGCTGACACTGACCAGCATGTCGGACACGGCCAGGCAGCAGATGAAGTAGTACATGGGTGAATGCAAGTTGCGGTTTTTGATTATGGCTAGCACCACAAGGATGTTTTCCACCAGGCTGATGATCCCCAGGGCCAAGAAGAGCTCCTGAGGGATGCGGATCTGCACGCAGCCCAACGAATTTGTCTCTCCGGCGGTGATGTTAGTGTCGTTTTCCTCCAAAAAGTCATTAAGCGGGCTGAGACTCGCATGTAGGATGAAGGTGTTATGCTGGGTCCTGTTGGCACTTTCCATGTCTAACCTCTAGCCTATATGATAACCGACAGGTTAACAAGATGTTGGAGTTACCGGCAGCACAGTGATAAACTTAGTATTTTACCAGAATTTCTCTTTAGTTCGGACGTTTTTTCGGTATCAACTGGTGCCGCACAGTCAACTGGAAAAGTCAGTTCACTCGAGCAGCTGTGCGATTGTTGATCCCATTTAAtaagctgaaaatgaaaagcttCCTCCTAATAAGTTTGTTAGCCTATTGATCATCATTTCAGCTGTCTAGAAATACTGATCGGCAGCTGGAGGGATCAATCAAACTAGAGCACTATGGCAGTCCATTGAAAAAGTGTCTCCTCGACTTCTTCTTTATGTTTGCAAATGTTCCAGCTTTATTATCCATAGAATGTCCTCCTGCATCAGAATATTGCGCTCACAATTCATGTCTTATCATTCGCATAGGACGCCTGTCCCGTCCAACACAGCGCCTTGTATCGCTTCAGAATATTCCGACTATCATGATGGCAGTGATCGAAGTGTCTTTGGTACCTCGGGAGTTGGAGACTGTGGCTTACTTGAACATTTCTCAAAGTGATGCTGGACTCTGAAAGACTTCAGGGGACTCCTCCTTTCACGCAGGCGTCAGCTGGGCTCCACGTCTGTCCTCACAGTAATGTCTCATAGGCACGCActtttggaaaaaaacaaccaaccgGGACAGACTATTTGATGTTAATATAGTAATGACTTTTCCCACTCAATGAATACTTTTACACACAATGCGCAACAGCCTGCGCTTCACTAATCAGCTCTGCTAGTCTAGTGCACTTTATTAAGGGCTATAAAAAGCAGCAGATACTTTTGAAATCATGCATGCAGTTAGCGCCCTGTTGAAACTGTGCCATGTACACTGACAGGGTTACTATTGGCTGTTATTGTTCTTATCCATACTGGCTGCAATGAAATCCCTTCCTGAAGTGCTTTCAGTGTCAGTGATGGAGGGTAAAATAAATCCCTCCtcattgtgtgtaaaaatgagccAATGAGTTAGACAAATCAATCACAAATGTTGAAGTAGTCATTTTTTAGCACAGTTACAGCTAACAAAACTCATTCATTGCACATATGCgagtattgttttaaaacactgaaaaatatgaaCCTGTCATTTAATTCAGCAACATATTTGAATGTGACTGTTGGTTTCTCTTAACTTTCTATAACTCTGTAGATTTGAAACAACTAAACCAGGGCTGAGAGGTAAATGGGGTCAAATTTAGCAATAAATATAGTTTCTGACTCTTCAGCTCACAAGTCATGCAAAAAATTAAAGTCATTAACGATAAACTCGTGTTTGTGACTCCAAGGGAAGAGAATGTCAGCTGAACAAACAAATTGCAACCAtacatgaaatatatttgaaaacaTGTGACATTTACACTATTATTGACCGGCAGAGTAAACAGCTGTTTTCCATTTGAGCAGTCCTACAACTGTTCCTAGGTGAGTGGGTTTAACAGCAGAGTcactataaataatatatataagtgTAAATATGACAATAGATGGGTATGAACATAATGAAACTATCTGTGTAAAAAGATCCCATACTGTCTTGCAAAAACAACACTGTAGAATTTCAGGAACTCAAATATAATTTTGGGACATTTTCAGCTCAAAGGATGTTCAAGTATGTTAACATTGGACTAACTGTGCTTGCAAAAATGTGTTACACATCTAGTATTCAGTTTTAgcattatttaaatgattacaACTTTGAAACATAGTCTGTTTAATGGTGTTATGAAAGTAAAAACCTGATTAGCTTATTTTAACGTAGGTAGCTTTATATCTTTTGACCTGCAAATCATGCAATTAAATTTGAGGGGATAAAGGAAATGCAatggtttatttattgattgatttattgacatcatgtgctgtgtgtttatatgcaaTCTTTAAGTAGATATAATTGGTTAACAACATTAGGTCCTAGTTTCATTAGATGCTGTGTAACAGTTCCCTGCTGTGTCCAATGATTCATACTGTACCATACTCAAGCTAAGTTGGACAGTGGTGCAAAAAAcctttaccttctttttttgcagtgtagACTTATTGTATTGATTTAGATTTGTGCCAAGCTTTCATTCTGAGATCTAGTATCTGACATGTACTACATGGTCATGACAGAAAGTGGTGGCTCCATCAGGCAGCATCTGAGCCCTGCACACAAGCTGCTTCTGAAGCACTGATATGAAAGCCTTTCTATACCGACAACTGATCACATGAAAAGTTCTCATAACCTCAACCATAGCTCCAGGTGAAGTAAGAACAATGACATCATTTGACCATAAAGCACAGTCAGAGTCACTGTGTTATCATGTGACTCACTAAGTAACAAAGTTAGTATATGGACAACTACAGTATGTGTAGAGAGTAATTAGTTCAGTG encodes:
- the mc1r gene encoding melanocyte-stimulating hormone receptor yields the protein MESANRTQHNTFILHASLSPLNDFLEENDTNITAGETNSLGCVQIRIPQELFLALGIISLVENILVVLAIIKNRNLHSPMYYFICCLAVSDMLVSVSNVVETIVMLLNDHGLLDVQPGMLRHLDNVIDVMICSSVVSSLSFLCTIAADRYITIFYALRYHSIMTTQRAVTIIVVVWLASTTSSILFIVYYTDNAVIVCLVTFFCTTLVFNAVLYLHMFLLAHVHSRRIMAFHKSRRQSTSMKGAITLTILLGVFILCWGPFFLHLILILTCPTSPFCNCFFRNFNLFLILIICNSLIDPLIYAYRSQELRKTLQELVLCSWCFGV